One window of Kiloniellales bacterium genomic DNA carries:
- the soxA gene encoding sulfur oxidation c-type cytochrome SoxA has product MRRLGLALLCGGAVSLAFAGVAMTDDAAEWGPYKVGEKRSGYTYAQPETRAIQEDDFENPAFLLVDAAAELWETAEGEAGKSCADCHDDVESLKGVGARYPIFYEPWGKLMNVEQRINQCRTENMKAEPWKYESDALLGMTMLVKSQSRGMPMEVAIDGPAAPFYEKGKAFYEERRGQLDLACAHCHVDNAGTMLRANLLSQGQPNGFPTYRLKWQKAGSLHRRLRGCNKQVRATPFKAGSDEYVNLELYISHRANGLPVETPAVRN; this is encoded by the coding sequence ATGCGCAGACTGGGACTGGCCCTGCTTTGCGGCGGGGCGGTGAGCCTGGCCTTCGCCGGGGTCGCCATGACCGACGACGCGGCCGAATGGGGCCCCTACAAGGTGGGCGAAAAGCGTTCGGGCTATACCTACGCGCAGCCGGAGACCCGGGCGATCCAGGAGGACGACTTCGAGAACCCGGCCTTTCTTCTGGTCGACGCCGCCGCCGAGCTCTGGGAGACGGCCGAGGGCGAGGCCGGCAAGTCCTGCGCCGACTGCCACGACGACGTCGAGAGCCTGAAAGGTGTCGGGGCTCGCTACCCGATCTTCTACGAGCCCTGGGGCAAGCTCATGAACGTCGAGCAGCGCATCAACCAGTGCCGCACCGAGAACATGAAGGCCGAGCCCTGGAAGTACGAGTCAGATGCGCTGCTGGGCATGACCATGCTGGTCAAGTCGCAGTCGCGCGGCATGCCGATGGAAGTGGCCATCGACGGCCCGGCCGCCCCCTTCTATGAAAAGGGCAAGGCCTTCTACGAGGAACGCCGCGGCCAGCTCGACCTGGCCTGCGCGCACTGCCACGTCGACAACGCCGGGACCATGCTCCGCGCCAACCTGCTGAGTCAGGGGCAGCCGAACGGCTTCCCGACCTATCGCCTGAAGTGGCAGAAGGCCGGTTCGCTGCATAGGCGGCTGCGCGGCTGCAACAAGCAGGTTCGGGCGACGCCCTTCAAGGCGGGATCGGACGAATACGTGAACCTGGAGCTCTACATTTCACACCGGGCCAACGGCCTCCCTGTTGAAACTCCGGCGGTCCGCAACTGA
- a CDS encoding DsrE family protein: protein MTRRLLAGLLLGLGLAAAPPLAAGQLETEIADPPPDFDAPRKILLQISTDDTRKINDTLYNAVNMQKFYGMDNVEVAIVVFGPGMTALYKETSPVRERVESLLKYNVQFIGCGNTLEATKHNPEELIEGVDYVQAGVAEIVERQLSGWTYVHP from the coding sequence ATGACCAGAAGGTTGCTTGCCGGCCTGCTGCTCGGCCTTGGCCTGGCCGCGGCGCCGCCGCTCGCCGCCGGTCAGCTTGAGACCGAGATCGCCGATCCGCCGCCGGACTTCGACGCGCCGCGGAAAATCCTGCTGCAGATCTCGACCGACGACACGCGCAAGATCAACGACACGCTCTACAACGCGGTCAACATGCAGAAGTTCTACGGCATGGACAACGTCGAGGTCGCCATCGTGGTCTTCGGACCGGGCATGACCGCACTCTACAAGGAGACCTCGCCGGTGCGCGAGCGGGTCGAGAGCCTGCTCAAGTACAACGTTCAGTTCATCGGCTGCGGCAACACCCTGGAGGCGACCAAGCACAACCCCGAGGAGCTGATCGAGGGAGTCGACTACGTCCAGGCCGGGGTCGCCGAGATCGTCGAGCGCCAGCTCTCCGGCTGGACCTACGTGCATCCCTGA
- a CDS encoding fused MFS/spermidine synthase gives MAGEVKLEGGEEPIEAGAPMALQGPRAEVGAGGRRLLYAGVLFVSSAGGLILEIVAGRMIAPYVGMSLYTWTAVIAVVLAGFSIGHWVGGRLATRDDREARWQLAWLLGLAAVTTAACLPLIRLVSPLVLSAGLHPITAIVLLTSALFLLPSLFVGTLSPILTKLAVDALPRAPGQAIGQMFAVGAIGSIAGTLAAGYVLISWIGSVGSVLAVAAAYLTMALGFGCAARPAGRRAWGAAAALGLALAAALGGGARTQAFTSPCLVESDYYCIRVVDLTAEIGRPAAAMVLDHLGHGINDREDPLRLHSSYLALTDRLLTLRLGPPEDFTAFFIGGGANSLPRAWSARYPEARLLVSEIDPAVTAVARSALWDRVRGNVEVTHRDARRALAAMPEATAFDVIVGDAFHDISVPQHLTTLEFARLLESRLKPDGFYALNVVDGARRPLFLLASVRTLAEVFEQVEVWVDEDQLGGGRVTYLVVAGRLGSGRDRLAAVGPEGPRWRRWPAEDLQRRIAAAGVPLLTDDFAPVDRLMLPVLAEDP, from the coding sequence ATGGCAGGCGAAGTGAAGCTGGAGGGCGGCGAAGAGCCGATCGAGGCCGGGGCGCCCATGGCCCTGCAAGGGCCTCGGGCGGAGGTCGGCGCCGGCGGCCGGCGGCTGCTCTACGCCGGCGTGCTCTTCGTCAGCTCGGCGGGCGGCCTGATCCTGGAGATCGTTGCCGGGCGCATGATCGCGCCCTACGTCGGCATGTCGCTCTACACCTGGACCGCGGTCATCGCCGTGGTGCTGGCCGGCTTCTCGATCGGGCATTGGGTCGGCGGCCGCCTGGCGACCCGCGACGACCGCGAGGCGCGCTGGCAGCTCGCCTGGCTGCTGGGCCTGGCGGCGGTCACGACGGCCGCCTGCCTGCCGCTGATCCGGCTGGTCTCGCCCCTGGTGCTCTCCGCGGGGCTGCACCCCATCACCGCGATCGTCCTGCTGACCTCGGCACTCTTCCTGCTGCCCAGCCTCTTTGTCGGCACGTTGTCGCCGATCCTGACCAAGCTGGCGGTTGACGCACTGCCGCGGGCGCCGGGGCAGGCCATCGGCCAGATGTTCGCCGTCGGTGCCATCGGCAGCATCGCCGGGACCCTGGCGGCGGGCTACGTGCTGATCTCCTGGATCGGCTCGGTCGGCTCGGTGCTCGCCGTCGCGGCCGCCTATCTGACTATGGCGCTGGGCTTCGGCTGCGCCGCGCGCCCGGCCGGGCGCCGGGCCTGGGGTGCGGCCGCGGCCCTGGGTCTGGCACTGGCCGCCGCGCTCGGGGGCGGCGCTCGAACCCAAGCCTTCACCAGCCCCTGCCTGGTCGAGAGCGACTACTACTGCATCCGGGTCGTCGACCTGACCGCCGAGATCGGCCGCCCGGCGGCGGCCATGGTCCTCGATCACCTCGGCCACGGCATCAACGACCGCGAGGATCCGCTGCGGCTGCACTCCTCCTACCTGGCGCTGACCGACCGGCTCCTGACCCTGCGGCTCGGACCGCCCGAGGACTTCACGGCCTTTTTCATCGGCGGCGGCGCCAACTCCCTGCCGCGGGCCTGGTCGGCGCGCTATCCCGAGGCCAGGCTTCTGGTTTCCGAGATCGACCCGGCAGTGACCGCGGTTGCCCGCAGCGCTCTGTGGGACCGCGTGCGCGGCAACGTCGAGGTCACCCACCGGGACGCGCGCAGGGCGCTCGCCGCGATGCCGGAGGCAACGGCCTTCGACGTCATCGTCGGCGACGCCTTTCACGACATCTCGGTGCCGCAGCACCTGACCACCCTGGAGTTTGCCCGGTTGCTCGAATCCCGCCTGAAGCCGGACGGCTTCTACGCCCTCAACGTGGTCGACGGCGCACGGCGCCCGCTCTTCCTGCTGGCCAGCGTCCGGACCTTGGCCGAGGTCTTCGAGCAGGTCGAGGTTTGGGTTGACGAGGACCAGCTCGGCGGCGGCCGGGTCACCTACTTGGTCGTCGCCGGCCGGCTCGGCAGCGGCCGGGATCGCTTGGCCGCTGTGGGCCCGGAGGGACCGCGCTGGCGGCGCTGGCCCGCGGAAGACCTCCAGCGCCGAATCGCGGCGGCGGGGGTGCCGCTTCTGACCGACGACTTCGCCCCGGTCGACCGCCTGATGCTGCCGGTCCTGGCCGAGGATCCCTGA
- a CDS encoding cytochrome c biogenesis protein CcdA, which translates to MTGMEVSTLAAVGAGILSFLSPCVLPLVIPYLAFLGGVTLQESDSESSSWTILRRVLPSALAFVLGFSTVFIAMGATASALSGLIARYIHVLAPVAGVVIIVLGLHFLGAFRIMALFREARFHIESRPAGLLGAYVIGLAFAFGWTPCVGPILAAILMVAGSEDSMTYGASLLGAYALGLGVPFLLAAVAVQPFMAFLKRFRRHLGKVEKAMGGLLVATGLLFVTGSMSDIAYWLLETFPALGRIG; encoded by the coding sequence ATGACCGGGATGGAGGTCTCCACCCTCGCCGCGGTCGGGGCGGGGATCCTCAGCTTCCTAAGCCCCTGCGTCCTGCCGCTGGTGATTCCCTACCTGGCCTTCCTCGGCGGGGTGACTCTGCAGGAAAGCGATTCCGAGTCTTCGAGTTGGACGATCCTGCGCCGCGTCCTGCCCTCGGCGCTCGCCTTCGTGCTCGGCTTCTCCACGGTCTTTATCGCCATGGGCGCGACGGCCTCGGCACTCAGCGGTCTGATCGCGCGCTACATCCACGTCCTCGCGCCGGTTGCCGGCGTGGTGATCATCGTGCTCGGATTACACTTCCTGGGCGCCTTCCGGATCATGGCGCTGTTCCGCGAGGCCCGCTTCCACATCGAGTCGCGGCCGGCGGGATTGCTCGGCGCCTACGTGATCGGCCTGGCCTTCGCCTTCGGCTGGACCCCTTGCGTCGGGCCGATCCTGGCCGCGATCCTGATGGTCGCCGGCAGCGAGGATTCCATGACCTACGGCGCCTCGCTCCTCGGCGCCTACGCGCTTGGCCTGGGCGTCCCTTTCCTCCTCGCGGCGGTCGCCGTGCAGCCCTTCATGGCCTTCCTCAAGCGCTTCCGCCGCCATTTGGGCAAGGTCGAGAAGGCCATGGGCGGCCTGCTGGTCGCGACCGGGCTGCTCTTTGTCACCGGCTCGATGTCCGACATCGCCTACTGGCTGCTGGAGACCTTTCCCGCCCTCGGCCGCATCGGCTGA
- the soxB gene encoding thiosulfohydrolase SoxB: MFSRRDFLILAATTAALTGAKGRLARVAAQQAITQEDLLSFDSLGQVTLLHFTDLHAQLRPIYFREPSVNLGVGEVKGLPPHVTGQSFLEAHGIAAKSAEAYMLTDQDFEALARSYGRVGGLDRMASLVKAIRAARPDKTLLLDGGDTWQGSYTSLVTDGADMVKAMNALGVEAMTAHWEFTYGSDRVQELIEELAFPFLAGNVVDTDWEEPVFSPTQFFERGGIKVAVIGQAFPYTPVANPRYKIPTWSFGIREKEVQGHVENARAEGAELVVLLSHNGFDVDRKLAGRVEGIDVVLTGHTHDALPRVETVGKTLLVASGSHGKFLSRLDLKVEGGQVADHRYRLIPVLSDAIEPDPEMTAVIEEIRKPHETELRRVLGRTESLLYRRGNFNGTFDDLICQALLEERDAEIALSPGFRWGASLLPGQEITVEDVYNMTAITYPNAYRSEMSGQMLKDILEDVADNLFNPDPYYQQGGDMVRVGGLAYTIDVQKPIGSRISDMTLAKDGIPIDPARSYVVAGWASVNEGTEGPPIYDLVARYIEKKKSVVVPENRSIRVVS, translated from the coding sequence ATGTTCAGCCGACGTGACTTCCTGATCCTGGCCGCGACCACCGCGGCGTTGACGGGGGCCAAGGGCCGCCTGGCCCGGGTTGCCGCCCAGCAGGCGATTACCCAGGAGGATCTGCTGTCCTTCGACTCCCTGGGCCAAGTCACGCTTCTGCATTTCACCGACCTTCACGCCCAGCTCCGGCCGATCTACTTTCGCGAGCCCTCGGTCAACCTGGGGGTCGGCGAGGTCAAGGGCTTGCCGCCGCACGTCACCGGCCAGAGCTTCCTAGAAGCCCACGGCATCGCTGCCAAGTCTGCCGAGGCCTACATGCTGACCGACCAGGACTTCGAAGCCCTGGCCCGCAGCTACGGCCGAGTCGGCGGCCTCGATCGCATGGCCAGCCTGGTCAAAGCGATCCGGGCAGCGCGGCCGGACAAGACCCTGCTGCTCGACGGCGGCGACACCTGGCAGGGCTCCTACACCTCGCTGGTCACGGACGGCGCCGACATGGTCAAGGCCATGAACGCCCTGGGCGTCGAAGCCATGACCGCGCACTGGGAGTTCACCTACGGCAGCGATCGGGTCCAGGAGCTGATCGAGGAGCTGGCCTTCCCCTTCCTGGCGGGCAACGTCGTCGACACGGACTGGGAGGAGCCGGTCTTCTCTCCGACTCAGTTCTTCGAGCGCGGCGGCATCAAGGTCGCGGTGATCGGCCAAGCCTTCCCCTACACGCCGGTGGCCAACCCACGCTACAAGATCCCGACCTGGTCCTTCGGCATCCGCGAGAAGGAAGTCCAGGGCCACGTCGAGAACGCCCGCGCCGAGGGCGCCGAATTGGTGGTCCTTCTCAGCCACAACGGCTTTGACGTTGACCGCAAGCTGGCCGGCCGGGTCGAGGGCATAGACGTAGTTCTGACCGGCCACACCCACGACGCACTGCCTCGGGTGGAGACCGTCGGCAAGACCCTGCTGGTCGCCTCGGGCAGCCACGGCAAGTTCCTGTCGCGCCTTGACCTCAAGGTCGAGGGCGGCCAGGTGGCCGACCACCGCTATCGCCTTATCCCGGTCCTCAGCGACGCCATCGAGCCGGACCCCGAGATGACCGCGGTGATCGAGGAGATCCGCAAGCCCCACGAGACGGAGCTGCGCCGCGTCCTGGGCCGGACCGAAAGCCTGCTCTACCGCCGCGGCAACTTCAACGGCACCTTCGACGACCTGATCTGCCAGGCCCTGCTGGAGGAGCGCGACGCCGAGATCGCGCTCTCGCCCGGCTTCCGCTGGGGCGCCTCGCTGCTGCCCGGCCAGGAGATCACGGTCGAGGACGTCTACAATATGACGGCCATCACCTATCCCAACGCCTACCGCAGCGAGATGTCCGGCCAGATGCTCAAGGACATCCTCGAGGACGTGGCCGACAACCTCTTCAACCCCGATCCCTACTACCAGCAGGGCGGCGACATGGTGCGGGTCGGAGGCCTCGCCTACACCATCGACGTCCAGAAGCCGATCGGCAGCCGGATCAGCGACATGACCCTTGCTAAGGACGGCATCCCGATCGATCCGGCGCGGAGCTACGTCGTCGCCGGCTGGGCCTCGGTCAACGAGGGCACCGAGGGCCCGCCGATCTACGACCTCGTCGCGCGCTACATCGAGAAGAAAAAGAGCGTCGTGGTGCCGGAAAACCGGAGCATCCGCGTCGTCTCATGA